From one Streptococcus pneumoniae genomic stretch:
- the infC gene encoding translation initiation factor IF-3: MKTIAKQDLFINDEIRVREVRLIGLEGEQLGIKPLAEAQSLADQANVDLVLIQPQAKPPVAKIMDYGKFKFEYQKKQKEQRKKQSVVTVKEVRLSPTIDKGDFETKLRNARKFLEKGNKVKVSIRFKGRMITHKEIGAKVLADFAQATQDVAIIEQRAKMDGRQMFMQLAPIPDKK, encoded by the coding sequence GTGAAAACCATAGCAAAACAAGACTTATTCATCAATGATGAAATTCGTGTGCGTGAAGTTCGCTTGATTGGTCTTGAAGGTGAACAATTAGGCATTAAACCATTGGCAGAAGCACAGAGCTTAGCTGATCAAGCAAATGTCGATTTAGTATTGATTCAACCTCAAGCCAAACCACCTGTTGCTAAAATTATGGACTATGGCAAGTTCAAATTTGAGTATCAGAAAAAGCAAAAAGAACAGCGCAAAAAACAAAGTGTTGTCACCGTTAAAGAAGTCCGTCTCAGTCCAACGATTGATAAGGGGGACTTTGAGACTAAGCTTCGCAATGCACGTAAATTCCTTGAAAAAGGAAACAAAGTTAAGGTATCTATTCGCTTTAAAGGGCGGATGATTACCCACAAAGAAATTGGAGCTAAGGTCTTGGCAGACTTTGCGCAAGCGACACAAGATGTGGCAATTATTGAGCAAAGAGCGAAGATGGATGGACGTCAAATGTTCATGCAACTAGCCCCAATCCCT
- a CDS encoding ferredoxin — MYMKIKLIPERCIACGLCQTYSDIFDYHDNGIVKFYQEEDLLEKEVTPDDGILTAVRECPTGALKKG; from the coding sequence ATGTATATGAAAATAAAACTAATTCCTGAGCGGTGCATAGCCTGCGGGCTTTGCCAAACGTATTCTGACATCTTTGATTACCATGACAATGGTATTGTCAAATTCTACCAAGAAGAGGACTTATTGGAAAAAGAAGTCACTCCTGATGACGGCATTCTTACAGCTGTAAGAGAGTGTCCCACCGGCGCTCTCAAAAAAGGCTAA
- a CDS encoding EbsA family protein, translating into MIKIFGQLRYHWQPDVAILIVYWSLSLIPIFVGLSLMYESSRIPTVVLSSFFLFMLLLGLGVHRYFTIYEDGMLGIVTANPFTPKKVAISSITKVEVTKTSITLFFEGKEKGRTFCMRKWPKKYFVNALALHEQFKGEVELMDHLTHLDYFEAYYASGQKD; encoded by the coding sequence ATGATAAAGATTTTTGGACAGTTGCGGTATCATTGGCAGCCAGATGTAGCCATTTTAATTGTATATTGGTCTTTATCGTTGATTCCAATCTTTGTAGGTCTGTCTCTGATGTATGAAAGTTCGAGAATTCCGACGGTTGTTCTATCGTCTTTCTTTCTTTTCATGCTTCTCTTGGGACTAGGAGTTCATCGTTATTTTACGATTTATGAGGATGGAATGTTGGGAATTGTGACAGCAAATCCTTTTACACCGAAGAAAGTAGCTATTTCCAGTATCACGAAGGTTGAGGTTACAAAGACCTCCATCACCTTATTTTTTGAAGGCAAAGAAAAAGGCCGGACTTTCTGCATGAGAAAGTGGCCAAAGAAATATTTTGTCAATGCTCTTGCCTTACATGAGCAGTTCAAGGGAGAAGTCGAGCTGATGGACCATTTGACCCATTTGGATTACTTTGAAGCCTACTACGCAAGTGGTCAGAAAGATTAG
- a CDS encoding SAG1386/EF1546 family surface-associated protein, with product MEKEGWEENIYENGEEELKRSNKSTSVLATRLLTILATIFCIIVIIMVAVLVYLSTGGSNKQTNMNGFFSTTANAGATTETVASSSEPVEGEEQPEEETPQTQTEGTIVVQAGEGEASIAARAGISIADLERLNPSHMSTGAWYANPGDVVKIQ from the coding sequence ATGGAAAAAGAAGGTTGGGAAGAAAATATTTATGAAAACGGAGAAGAAGAATTGAAAAGATCTAATAAATCAACGAGCGTGTTAGCGACTCGTTTACTGACAATTTTAGCCACTATTTTTTGTATCATTGTGATTATCATGGTTGCTGTACTTGTCTATCTATCAACAGGTGGCAGCAATAAACAAACCAATATGAATGGTTTCTTTAGCACAACTGCTAATGCAGGAGCAACAACAGAAACGGTCGCTTCCTCTTCAGAGCCAGTAGAAGGTGAAGAGCAGCCTGAGGAAGAAACACCTCAAACTCAGACTGAAGGGACGATTGTCGTTCAAGCAGGCGAAGGGGAAGCTTCTATTGCTGCGCGTGCAGGCATTTCGATTGCTGATTTGGAACGCCTTAATCCATCACACATGTCAACGGGGGCTTGGTATGCAAATCCTGGTGATGTGGTAAAGATTCAGTAG
- the cmk gene encoding (d)CMP kinase → MKQIQIAIDGPASSGKSTVAKIIAKDFGYTYLDTGAMYRAATYLALQNGLALEDTESILMLLDAHPIGFGRDENGEQLVFVGDVDVTHAIRENDVTNAVSAVAAQEAIRERLVTLQRSIAAQGGIVMDGRDIGTVVLPQAELKIFLVASVKERAERRYKENIQKGIETDLATLEKEIAERDYKDSHRSVSPLKPAEDAIHFDTTGVDIPAVVDFISKKAKKILDNLSET, encoded by the coding sequence ATGAAACAAATTCAAATTGCTATTGATGGTCCAGCATCGAGTGGCAAGAGTACAGTGGCTAAGATTATCGCCAAAGATTTTGGTTATACCTATTTAGACACAGGTGCTATGTACCGAGCAGCGACTTACTTGGCTCTCCAAAATGGTTTAGCTTTAGAAGATACAGAATCTATCTTGATGTTACTAGATGCTCATCCGATTGGTTTTGGTCGCGATGAAAACGGGGAGCAGCTTGTCTTTGTAGGGGATGTGGATGTGACCCACGCTATTCGAGAAAATGATGTGACCAATGCAGTGTCTGCTGTGGCAGCTCAAGAGGCAATTCGAGAACGTCTTGTTACTTTGCAGCGTTCCATTGCGGCTCAAGGTGGCATCGTCATGGATGGTCGTGATATTGGGACAGTGGTTCTACCTCAAGCAGAATTAAAGATATTCTTGGTGGCATCTGTGAAAGAACGTGCAGAGCGTCGTTACAAAGAAAATATCCAAAAAGGCATTGAAACAGATCTAGCAACTTTGGAAAAAGAGATTGCAGAAAGAGATTATAAAGATAGTCATCGATCTGTTTCTCCTTTGAAGCCAGCTGAGGATGCAATTCATTTTGATACGACTGGTGTGGATATTCCAGCGGTTGTGGATTTTATTTCGAAAAAAGCGAAAAAAATCCTTGACAATTTATCAGAAACTTGA